Proteins found in one Candidatus Thorarchaeota archaeon genomic segment:
- a CDS encoding ABC transporter permease: MMSNEETSISSSGEGEPREGTPIDAIVEGIENKISSPEFQKTVISTVGSIVLAMLIAALVMIMTGYNPFLAYVALLRAAMVQWAQVLFNATPLIFTGLSVAFAFKCGLFNIGPEGQVYVGSLAATVTGYAISLPVVIHPLAALAVGAFVGGLWGFLPGLLRAYRGAHEVVTTMMLSYTAILLTHWLVAGPFLEPGNEYILQTQLINETAELPFLLGHFLSWAFIVAVLAVVGVDILINRTVLGYEMRAVGSNLEAAEYAGINAKAKMALSLGIAGALSGLAGAGQILGYHHRFIDGWSSGLGWDGITVAVLGANNPWGVLMGALFFGALNVGGRSMQRLAGVPSEMVSLIQGLIVVFVAAPRIMDWLADRGIEQAKWMKEKPKMGMPHLFSIAITLVASLIGFTLVGSYGAVHFAASGLVMAAAGIGISGAILMLTNKMLGLKIGILSGLFWLSVGAVGLAAGDFAMVLTSLILGGLTMIFDLISYYLVKSEVEA, translated from the coding sequence ATGATGAGCAACGAAGAAACCAGCATAAGCAGTTCTGGAGAAGGAGAACCAAGGGAAGGAACGCCAATAGATGCTATTGTTGAAGGCATCGAAAACAAGATTTCCAGTCCAGAGTTCCAGAAGACTGTCATTTCCACAGTAGGGTCAATCGTCCTAGCGATGCTTATCGCTGCCCTTGTCATGATAATGACCGGTTACAATCCGTTTCTTGCCTACGTCGCGTTGTTGAGAGCCGCTATGGTCCAGTGGGCACAGGTATTATTCAATGCCACTCCGCTCATCTTCACGGGGCTATCAGTAGCTTTCGCTTTCAAATGTGGGCTATTCAATATTGGTCCCGAGGGGCAGGTTTACGTTGGCTCATTGGCTGCAACTGTCACGGGCTATGCAATTAGCCTACCAGTAGTTATTCATCCACTTGCAGCGCTTGCCGTAGGGGCCTTTGTTGGAGGATTGTGGGGATTCTTGCCAGGTCTTCTCCGGGCTTATAGAGGAGCTCATGAAGTGGTTACAACGATGATGCTCAGCTATACTGCTATTCTACTTACACATTGGTTGGTTGCTGGCCCGTTTTTGGAACCTGGAAACGAGTACATTCTTCAAACCCAGTTAATCAATGAAACTGCTGAGCTTCCGTTTCTGTTAGGACATTTTCTGAGCTGGGCCTTCATTGTTGCTGTTCTCGCTGTTGTGGGGGTGGATATTCTGATAAACAGAACAGTTCTAGGGTATGAAATGAGGGCAGTGGGATCGAACTTGGAAGCAGCTGAATATGCTGGCATTAATGCAAAGGCGAAAATGGCTCTCTCTTTGGGTATCGCTGGCGCTCTCTCTGGACTAGCTGGTGCCGGGCAAATTCTCGGATATCATCATCGATTTATTGATGGATGGTCTTCCGGACTTGGATGGGACGGCATAACTGTAGCTGTGCTAGGGGCAAATAACCCATGGGGTGTTCTCATGGGTGCGCTATTCTTCGGAGCTTTGAATGTTGGTGGCAGGAGCATGCAAAGGCTTGCAGGAGTCCCAAGCGAAATGGTCAGCCTTATTCAAGGGCTTATAGTCGTCTTTGTAGCTGCGCCAAGAATAATGGATTGGCTTGCTGATAGAGGCATCGAACAGGCAAAATGGATGAAAGAAAAACCAAAAATGGGTATGCCGCATTTATTCTCTATTGCCATTACTCTGGTTGCTTCTCTGATTGGTTTCACTCTTGTCGGGTCATATGGGGCGGTTCATTTTGCTGCTTCTGGACTTGTCATGGCTGCTGCCGGAATTGGAATTTCAGGAGCCATACTCATGCTTACTAACAAGATGCTTGGGCTCAAAATCGGAATTCTGTCAGGTTTATTCTGGCTATCAGTTGGGGCTGTAGGTTTGGCAGCGGGCGATTTTGCTATGGTTCTAACGTCGTTGATTCTTGGTGGCTTGACCATGATTTTCGATTTGATATCATACTATCTGGTAAAATCAGAGGTGGAGGCCTGA
- a CDS encoding ABC transporter ATP-binding protein, which yields MYAIELENISKTFPGGVEANKDITLRIEEGEVHGLLGENGAGKTTLMNVLYGLLSKDSGKIKIRGEEVDLESPHGAIARGVGMVHQHFKLIPPLTVVENVILGLEPTIAKFESFQSRFGQEAGLLMPMDIDRAAERIKEIALENGMKIDPFAKMQDLSVGLRQRVEILKTLYRNAEILILDEPTSVLTPQEVDDLFVTLDKFKEQGRTIILITHKLREPMALCDRITVLREGKLVGTVDKDDTSPKELAKMMVGRPVVFRIEKEEAHLGKEILRVENLKVKDTRGLIAVDGVNLSVREGEILGIAGVEGNGQTELVEAIAGIRKVDDGRVFVDGNEITNFDARKVRETGVCHIPEDRHRKGLVLDFTVRDNIALGRHYYEPFATGPNDSLLNMQQLSSLSSDLVNEYSIMVSSINAPTRTLSGGNQQKVIVARELAYKPKLVLAAQPTRGLDVGATEFIRNTLIDMRDKGAAILLISAELDEITNLAGRIAVIHEGKVVAKVKPEETTYEELGLLMAGHEERVKGV from the coding sequence ATTTACGCGATTGAGCTTGAGAACATCAGCAAGACGTTCCCTGGCGGTGTGGAGGCAAACAAGGATATCACACTGCGTATCGAAGAAGGCGAAGTACACGGCCTGCTAGGAGAAAACGGAGCTGGCAAAACCACTCTAATGAATGTTCTATATGGATTGCTTTCCAAGGATAGTGGAAAAATCAAAATCCGGGGAGAAGAGGTCGACCTAGAATCACCTCACGGAGCTATAGCCCGAGGTGTGGGAATGGTGCATCAACACTTCAAGCTCATTCCGCCTCTCACAGTTGTTGAGAATGTTATTCTCGGCCTAGAACCAACCATTGCCAAATTTGAATCTTTTCAGAGCAGATTTGGGCAAGAAGCAGGGCTGCTTATGCCCATGGACATAGACAGAGCTGCAGAGAGAATCAAGGAAATTGCCCTGGAGAATGGCATGAAGATTGATCCCTTCGCCAAAATGCAAGATTTGTCCGTTGGCCTGAGACAACGAGTTGAGATTCTAAAAACGCTTTATCGGAATGCGGAAATCCTGATACTAGATGAACCGACTTCGGTGCTTACACCGCAGGAAGTTGATGACCTTTTTGTTACTCTTGATAAATTCAAAGAGCAAGGTAGAACCATTATACTCATAACACATAAACTGAGAGAGCCTATGGCGCTTTGCGATAGAATAACAGTCCTCCGAGAGGGCAAGCTAGTGGGAACTGTAGATAAGGATGATACGAGTCCAAAAGAACTTGCAAAAATGATGGTTGGACGACCCGTTGTATTCAGAATCGAGAAGGAGGAAGCACACCTAGGAAAAGAGATACTTCGAGTTGAGAATCTCAAAGTGAAAGATACTCGGGGTCTTATTGCGGTTGATGGTGTGAATCTGAGTGTACGTGAAGGTGAAATTCTGGGAATTGCGGGAGTCGAAGGAAATGGACAAACCGAACTCGTGGAGGCGATTGCTGGCATCAGGAAAGTCGACGATGGTAGAGTTTTCGTCGATGGAAATGAAATCACGAACTTTGATGCAAGAAAGGTCCGCGAGACGGGAGTATGTCATATCCCCGAGGATCGACACAGAAAGGGCTTGGTCCTAGATTTCACGGTGCGGGATAATATAGCTCTTGGCAGGCATTACTATGAGCCTTTTGCTACTGGCCCGAACGATTCCCTGCTGAATATGCAACAGCTTTCTTCGCTTTCTAGTGATCTTGTTAATGAATACTCAATTATGGTTTCTTCAATCAATGCGCCAACGAGAACCTTATCTGGAGGTAATCAGCAAAAAGTCATAGTTGCACGGGAATTGGCCTACAAGCCAAAGCTCGTGTTGGCAGCTCAACCTACGCGAGGGCTTGATGTAGGAGCAACTGAATTCATACGAAACACTCTGATTGACATGAGAGATAAGGGAGCAGCTATTTTATTGATATCCGCAGAGCTCGATGAAATCACCAACTTGGCTGGACGAATTGCTGTGATTCATGAGGGTAAAGTAGTTGCGAAAGTCAAACCCGAAGAGACTACGTATGAAGAGCTAGGCTTGCTCATGGCAGGACATGAAGAACGCGTAAAAGGGGTATAG
- a CDS encoding ABC transporter permease, whose protein sequence is MQLGDFTILILGWLIKATLQMGTPLVLTALGGMFSERSGVVNIGLEGMMLTGAFTGAVASHYSGNPWLGILVGIIGGAALGLLHAIICVKFKGNQIVSGTGLILIGFGLSTLGLQVVWGRKGRSDEVPGITPVELPFIRDIPGIGTAIGNLSPIIYLMFVIVVVSWYVLYKTPFGLRIRASGEDPSTLDTAGVDVEWVRIVAVVISGCLAGLAGAYLSLGFENAFAKNMTSGRGFIALAAMIFGNWTPIGCFLAGMFFGFLDGLQYALQITLGVEVVSQYLSFIQMVPYVLVIVALAGIRRAVPPAAVGKPYEKEARA, encoded by the coding sequence ATGCAACTTGGTGACTTTACAATTCTGATCCTCGGATGGTTGATCAAAGCCACACTACAGATGGGTACTCCGTTAGTTCTCACCGCACTGGGAGGTATGTTCTCAGAGAGGTCTGGCGTTGTTAACATTGGACTTGAGGGAATGATGCTTACGGGAGCATTTACTGGAGCGGTTGCCAGCCACTATTCTGGAAATCCTTGGCTGGGTATTTTGGTTGGAATAATAGGCGGTGCCGCCCTCGGATTACTCCATGCCATCATATGTGTCAAGTTCAAAGGAAATCAAATCGTCAGCGGTACTGGCTTAATACTCATAGGCTTTGGACTTAGCACCCTTGGTTTACAGGTCGTATGGGGAAGAAAGGGGCGATCCGATGAAGTACCAGGTATTACTCCGGTGGAATTACCCTTCATTAGGGACATACCAGGCATAGGAACTGCAATCGGTAATCTATCGCCCATTATCTACTTGATGTTTGTGATTGTTGTGGTTTCTTGGTATGTGCTCTACAAGACTCCTTTTGGACTTCGAATCAGAGCCTCAGGAGAAGATCCAAGCACCCTCGACACAGCAGGCGTCGACGTCGAATGGGTTAGAATAGTAGCCGTAGTTATCAGTGGTTGCTTGGCTGGACTTGCTGGTGCCTATCTATCTTTAGGATTCGAAAACGCTTTCGCAAAGAACATGACAAGTGGGAGAGGATTTATCGCATTGGCTGCCATGATTTTTGGGAACTGGACACCCATCGGTTGTTTCCTCGCAGGGATGTTCTTCGGCTTCCTTGATGGGCTTCAATACGCCCTGCAGATAACCCTCGGTGTAGAAGTTGTCTCGCAGTATCTTAGCTTCATACAAATGGTTCCATATGTTTTGGTGATTGTTGCATTGGCGGGTATTCGAAGGGCTGTTCCGCCCGCCGCTGTGGGTAAGCCCTACGAAAAGGAGGCGCGTGCGTAA
- a CDS encoding alpha/beta hydrolase, with product MTTHAMTVSKLIRGKNKDSTLVFIHGAGGSAGTWMMQLRGLSDNFRVVALELNGHGDTPDRQPDNVQHAYLADIKEVVHEYQRPILAGHSMGGALAQLYALKYPDEISGLVLIGTGAKLKVHPNVFDAIDSGMEKYLQLVEKFMFSKETDQEVIQASLKEIRQCRRSVIRRDFEMCNDFDIMDEVSQIDLPTLVLVGADDLMTPPKYAEYLHEKIPSSDLHVIANAGHGVMVEQPSELNNTIIDWADETLNLPD from the coding sequence TTGACCACACATGCCATGACGGTATCGAAACTCATTCGGGGAAAAAACAAGGATTCCACACTTGTATTCATTCATGGAGCTGGAGGTTCAGCAGGCACATGGATGATGCAACTCCGCGGATTGTCAGACAATTTTCGTGTAGTTGCTCTGGAGTTGAATGGCCATGGAGATACACCCGATCGACAACCTGATAATGTGCAGCATGCCTATCTGGCGGATATCAAAGAGGTTGTGCACGAATACCAGAGACCGATTCTCGCTGGACATTCCATGGGAGGTGCACTTGCCCAGCTATACGCATTGAAATACCCTGACGAGATTTCGGGTCTGGTGCTCATTGGGACAGGTGCCAAGCTAAAAGTCCATCCAAATGTGTTTGATGCCATCGACTCGGGCATGGAGAAATACCTACAACTTGTCGAGAAATTCATGTTTAGCAAAGAGACCGATCAAGAAGTGATTCAGGCGTCTCTGAAGGAAATTCGTCAATGCCGCAGAAGTGTCATCAGGAGGGATTTTGAGATGTGCAACGATTTTGATATCATGGACGAGGTAAGTCAAATAGATTTGCCTACGCTTGTTCTGGTTGGTGCAGATGACCTCATGACTCCACCAAAGTATGCGGAGTATTTGCATGAGAAAATTCCCAGCTCAGATCTTCATGTTATTGCAAACGCTGGTCACGGTGTCATGGTTGAACAACCAAGCGAATTGAATAATACGATAATCGACTGGGCTGATGAAACGCTAAATCTACCTGATTAG
- a CDS encoding DUF11 domain-containing protein: MRVERKIITISFIVAFLVIPSVVAAASTSPTFAPAQEPEEIIGELLGEGAEILLSSIDEEGAPRLIYGQLGLPSDALAIEDEMYDGCIAVAMVATQGEFLNYVFELLGVSEMTGGGFGEDGFTPSQFGGDFDPGQIIDLLGDEFTLMFAAYVNLDDSVAQSRMNEVRNHLSSADGFGFNFAELLNLRIDESTFPEEENVTLPFNSINIFLDQVSNPFDDAVSAVLDGLSNEGLLASIDRSVFTDVRGSAAGMLAIPDIAELVNLFEGASQPTTLPEFAIAQNPFENVTGPIAIAAAGYVGEQQIVLGETELRLSSLVGSPDDFSPLPEGLSVVVANMPVTSNITGFSPNVAGMNMYDNTSQTVMWNATGIGTVPDYILNFESDDFPPNVTISRSFTPQSLAVGGTTTVTVTVTNNGDQPITNITVDDSGLTSYYSTVSVEGNTQTTVASIQPGDTTTMEYTVTFPNEGSYSFSGASVMYQYDGALYDKDTDRQSVVVRSNIGSLISQGLTDGWPYTTIALGVVGLGAVFNIVRLVRGRGGGDTYDV, translated from the coding sequence ATGAGAGTAGAACGTAAAATCATAACTATTAGTTTCATAGTAGCCTTTCTGGTTATTCCATCGGTAGTCGCAGCAGCCAGCACGTCTCCGACTTTTGCTCCGGCTCAAGAGCCAGAAGAGATTATTGGTGAGCTTCTAGGAGAAGGAGCTGAGATCCTGCTAAGCAGCATTGATGAGGAGGGGGCACCTCGCCTCATTTATGGACAGCTCGGTCTTCCATCAGACGCTCTTGCCATTGAAGATGAGATGTATGACGGTTGCATTGCGGTTGCTATGGTGGCGACCCAAGGTGAGTTCTTGAATTATGTCTTCGAACTCTTGGGTGTTTCAGAAATGACCGGGGGTGGATTCGGGGAGGATGGATTCACTCCTTCGCAATTTGGTGGAGATTTTGATCCTGGTCAGATAATTGATCTACTCGGTGACGAATTCACATTGATGTTCGCGGCATACGTGAATCTTGACGATTCGGTAGCTCAAAGCCGTATGAATGAGGTTCGTAACCACCTGTCTAGTGCAGATGGGTTTGGATTCAATTTCGCTGAGCTTCTCAATCTCAGAATAGACGAATCTACGTTCCCAGAAGAAGAAAACGTTACCTTACCATTTAATTCAATCAACATATTCTTGGATCAGGTATCAAACCCCTTCGATGATGCAGTGTCAGCTGTATTGGATGGTCTATCTAATGAGGGACTACTAGCTTCAATTGACCGATCGGTCTTTACTGATGTGCGAGGTTCTGCTGCTGGGATGCTAGCTATTCCAGATATCGCAGAGCTGGTGAATCTGTTCGAAGGTGCATCTCAGCCCACCACTCTACCAGAGTTTGCAATAGCCCAAAATCCCTTTGAGAATGTCACAGGGCCAATCGCTATTGCTGCAGCAGGCTATGTTGGTGAGCAACAGATTGTACTTGGAGAAACAGAACTAAGATTATCGAGTCTCGTTGGGTCTCCCGACGATTTCAGCCCACTTCCAGAAGGGCTCTCAGTCGTTGTAGCCAACATGCCAGTGACGAGCAATATCACGGGTTTCAGTCCTAATGTTGCGGGGATGAACATGTACGACAACACCTCCCAGACCGTGATGTGGAATGCTACCGGCATTGGAACGGTTCCTGATTACATCCTCAATTTTGAGAGTGACGACTTCCCGCCTAATGTGACAATTTCAAGGAGTTTCACTCCGCAGTCCCTTGCAGTTGGTGGTACGACCACAGTTACGGTTACTGTAACCAATAATGGAGACCAACCAATCACCAATATTACCGTCGACGACTCAGGCCTAACAAGTTACTACAGCACTGTGAGTGTGGAGGGTAACACACAGACAACCGTTGCTTCAATTCAGCCGGGAGATACTACCACCATGGAGTATACTGTTACATTCCCGAACGAGGGGAGCTACTCCTTCTCTGGCGCATCTGTAATGTATCAGTATGATGGTGCTCTCTACGATAAGGACACAGATCGACAAAGTGTTGTGGTTCGATCAAATATTGGGTCTCTCATCTCGCAAGGACTGACTGATGGATGGCCATATACGACGATAGCACTAGGCGTGGTTGGACTAGGTGCTGTGTTCAATATTGTCAGACTTGTTCGAGGAAGAGGCGGCGGAGACACATACGACGTATAG
- a CDS encoding BMP family ABC transporter substrate-binding protein, with protein MNKKTTAIVVIIVLVVAIGAGIVFLGPMLFPAPTNVAIVFATGGLGDKSFNDAAYEGAQRAKTELGWDFTYVEPTEISEYEGYLRDYANPESGETYELIISIGFDQAEALNKTSQDYPNQRFAIVDMVVDQPNVSSLIFSASEGSALVGAIAGMYTETNHIGFLGGMDIPLINEFAAGYLWGANYTNEGIDYSVNYVGEWANPTAGQSLANGMYTDGADIIFAAAGQSGLGAFTAAKNNGTDHDTYVIGVDSPQMYLGCEDPENPEPPTACITSMLKRVDVAVFETIEDVYNDEFQPGIRVWNLANGGVGYETNEDLLTLPDDIITTVEDLKQKIIDGNVTVPTSKYW; from the coding sequence ATGAATAAAAAGACAACAGCCATAGTCGTTATCATTGTGCTTGTTGTGGCTATAGGTGCTGGAATTGTATTCCTTGGACCTATGCTCTTCCCTGCACCCACCAATGTTGCCATTGTTTTCGCAACAGGTGGATTAGGCGACAAGTCGTTCAACGACGCCGCCTATGAGGGAGCCCAACGAGCCAAGACCGAGTTAGGCTGGGATTTCACGTACGTCGAACCGACTGAGATTTCAGAGTACGAAGGTTATCTCCGGGATTATGCAAATCCTGAATCCGGAGAAACTTACGAGCTGATTATATCCATCGGATTCGATCAAGCAGAAGCCCTAAATAAAACGTCCCAAGACTACCCGAACCAACGTTTTGCTATAGTTGATATGGTAGTAGACCAGCCCAATGTGTCGAGCCTCATTTTCTCGGCAAGTGAGGGTTCAGCTCTTGTTGGTGCAATAGCAGGAATGTACACAGAAACCAATCATATCGGTTTTCTGGGCGGGATGGATATCCCTCTAATCAATGAGTTTGCTGCTGGGTACCTATGGGGCGCAAACTATACGAATGAAGGCATAGACTACTCGGTCAATTATGTTGGTGAGTGGGCAAACCCCACAGCGGGTCAGAGCTTAGCAAACGGAATGTACACTGATGGCGCTGACATTATTTTTGCTGCAGCTGGTCAGTCTGGATTAGGTGCTTTTACGGCAGCCAAGAATAACGGGACCGATCACGACACCTATGTTATTGGTGTTGATAGCCCCCAGATGTATCTGGGATGTGAAGATCCAGAGAATCCTGAGCCACCAACTGCCTGTATCACGTCGATGCTGAAGCGGGTAGATGTCGCTGTATTTGAGACAATCGAGGACGTCTATAACGATGAGTTCCAGCCTGGAATTCGCGTCTGGAATCTTGCTAATGGTGGAGTTGGTTACGAAACCAATGAAGACTTGTTAACGCTACCAGACGACATCATAACCACGGTTGAGGACCTTAAGCAGAAAATCATTGACGGCAACGTCACTGTACCAACAAGCAAGTACTGGTAA
- a CDS encoding nuclear transport factor 2 family protein: MKKDDLFEFCEEWLSAWTGNQPEKLIEFYAEDAQYVDPKHRQGLQGRDEILKYFRKLLRKYHDWVWTPIEVFPIDRGFIVKWECEIHVGTEELTEMGVDIVELEDYKIMRNEVYFDRTRMMRAVENERKRQKLIR; this comes from the coding sequence ATGAAAAAAGACGATCTCTTTGAATTTTGTGAAGAATGGCTCTCAGCTTGGACTGGAAACCAGCCAGAGAAACTGATTGAATTCTATGCTGAGGATGCTCAGTACGTGGATCCAAAACACCGGCAGGGACTTCAGGGACGAGATGAGATTCTGAAATACTTCAGGAAGTTACTGCGCAAGTATCACGATTGGGTATGGACGCCGATTGAAGTTTTTCCCATTGATCGGGGATTCATTGTGAAATGGGAGTGCGAAATCCATGTCGGCACTGAGGAACTCACTGAAATGGGTGTCGATATTGTTGAACTAGAAGATTACAAGATAATGCGAAACGAAGTCTATTTTGATAGAACCCGGATGATGCGCGCAGTCGAGAACGAACGAAAGCGGCAGAAACTAATCAGGTAG
- a CDS encoding MFS transporter translates to MNTEQTTKKVPTDRKERIGWYLYDLANTSFTVLIVTALFPLYFRLLVGNETLGDAMWGYAGSITMIVIALSSPVLGAIADFGGSKKKFMAVYTSICIIFTVMMIFLPPILPREEGPFTFPPVLGLEIWVWAWLIFIIANIGFQGALPFYNAWLPEISTEENIGRIGGYGFAAGYVGAMATILIALATTFVYGLPYTYAFALSALFFLVFSIPSFIMLKDRPAKKLPGEEDIAIARVGFRRVANTIRQIRNYEGLPLFLVAYFLFSDAITTVIYYAAIFGAAVYAFDTTMTLVFFAVTQLAAIPGAFIFGSIADRIGTKKTLISTLFIWVAALLIAYFFVGYGQIVWWIVGMIAGIGMGSSQSTARSMYGQFIPEEKKTEMYGFYALTGKFAAILGPFVYGSVLLLVNPQQLPSVTVEAHMAAMLVILLFFVVAILLLLKVRQPVKGEAEVYLEDDIPFAVE, encoded by the coding sequence ATGAATACTGAACAAACAACGAAAAAGGTGCCAACCGACCGAAAAGAACGGATAGGCTGGTATCTCTACGACCTAGCAAACACGAGCTTCACGGTACTGATAGTAACAGCTCTTTTCCCACTTTACTTCCGTCTTCTTGTCGGAAATGAAACGCTTGGAGACGCGATGTGGGGGTATGCTGGAAGCATCACAATGATTGTCATCGCTTTGAGCTCCCCTGTGCTTGGAGCGATTGCTGACTTCGGAGGATCAAAGAAGAAGTTCATGGCCGTTTATACAAGCATCTGCATCATATTCACGGTAATGATGATTTTTCTTCCGCCCATACTACCTAGGGAAGAAGGTCCATTCACTTTTCCACCTGTACTGGGACTGGAAATATGGGTCTGGGCTTGGTTGATATTCATAATTGCAAACATCGGCTTTCAGGGTGCCCTGCCATTCTACAATGCATGGTTGCCAGAAATATCAACCGAGGAAAATATTGGACGTATCGGTGGTTATGGGTTTGCTGCTGGCTATGTTGGTGCGATGGCTACAATCCTAATTGCCTTGGCAACGACTTTCGTCTACGGTCTTCCATACACCTATGCATTTGCTCTAAGCGCCCTGTTCTTCCTTGTTTTCTCCATACCTAGTTTCATCATGCTAAAAGATCGGCCAGCAAAGAAGCTGCCTGGAGAAGAGGACATTGCCATCGCCAGAGTAGGTTTCAGAAGGGTGGCCAATACGATAAGACAGATTCGGAACTATGAAGGACTTCCTCTGTTTCTGGTTGCGTACTTCCTGTTCAGTGATGCCATTACAACGGTCATCTACTACGCAGCTATATTCGGTGCCGCTGTTTATGCATTTGATACGACGATGACCCTAGTTTTCTTTGCAGTTACACAACTGGCAGCGATACCTGGTGCGTTCATCTTTGGTTCGATTGCTGATAGGATAGGCACGAAAAAGACTCTCATCAGTACCCTATTCATCTGGGTAGCAGCCTTGCTGATAGCATACTTCTTCGTTGGATACGGCCAGATAGTATGGTGGATTGTTGGTATGATTGCTGGCATCGGCATGGGTTCATCACAAAGCACAGCACGCAGTATGTACGGTCAATTCATTCCCGAGGAGAAAAAGACAGAGATGTATGGCTTCTACGCACTCACCGGGAAATTCGCTGCCATACTGGGTCCATTCGTATATGGTTCAGTATTGCTTCTCGTGAATCCACAGCAGTTGCCGTCTGTTACAGTAGAGGCACACATGGCTGCAATGCTGGTTATTCTTCTCTTCTTCGTTGTAGCAATACTCCTGTTGTTGAAGGTACGGCAGCCAGTGAAAGGCGAGGCAGAGGTTTATCTCGAGGATGATATTCCGTTTGCTGTAGAATAG
- a CDS encoding arginase family protein codes for MALRDELNGYLKLPEAFWGIPPPTSGEPDVGILGVPHDLTSSYLPGCRFAPREIRKVTTSRWTHSHPLTVGYDEFREFKPLTEMLTLEDIGDLEIELRQPEQAMYDMAGAAERLASSSSSIYFIGGDHYITYPLIKGLKKGTSGEYGIVYLDAHADFNQDYGGYQLSHATTLRRILDDGIVMKKNILAHDLRSAPPDHRKELADGDDVTAHTLGSFSDAIQDIAERTDYIYVSIDIDVLKPDVAPGISHPEAGGLELVELLEFMRACFETGRVKYADLVELNPMRDPNNIAAVAGREITKEVLTGFAYHKWQSE; via the coding sequence ATGGCGCTCAGAGATGAACTGAATGGGTATCTTAAGCTACCTGAAGCATTCTGGGGGATTCCGCCACCTACTTCGGGAGAGCCTGATGTAGGCATCCTTGGCGTTCCGCATGATTTGACTTCCAGTTATCTTCCTGGGTGCAGATTTGCTCCTCGCGAAATACGTAAGGTTACCACAAGCCGCTGGACGCATAGCCACCCTCTAACAGTTGGTTATGATGAGTTCAGAGAATTCAAGCCCTTGACTGAGATGCTGACTCTGGAGGACATAGGCGACCTAGAAATTGAATTGCGACAACCAGAACAGGCGATGTACGATATGGCAGGAGCAGCAGAGCGGCTGGCCTCGTCCTCAAGTAGTATCTACTTCATTGGTGGTGACCACTACATTACGTACCCGCTAATCAAAGGCCTCAAGAAGGGTACTAGTGGAGAGTACGGTATTGTCTATTTGGATGCTCATGCTGACTTCAATCAGGATTACGGTGGGTATCAGCTGTCTCATGCTACTACTTTGCGACGTATCCTCGATGATGGAATAGTAATGAAGAAGAATATTCTTGCGCATGATTTGAGATCAGCTCCCCCTGACCATCGAAAGGAACTTGCTGATGGAGATGATGTTACAGCCCACACGCTCGGAAGTTTCTCAGACGCAATCCAAGATATTGCTGAGAGGACGGACTACATCTACGTTTCAATCGACATCGACGTCCTAAAACCGGATGTAGCGCCTGGAATAAGCCATCCGGAAGCTGGGGGTCTAGAGTTGGTAGAACTGCTTGAGTTCATGCGAGCTTGTTTTGAGACTGGCAGAGTGAAGTATGCTGACCTAGTGGAACTCAACCCAATGAGGGATCCTAACAATATTGCAGCTGTTGCAGGGCGAGAAATAACCAAAGAAGTTCTTACTGGGTTTGCATATCATAAGTGGCAGTCTGAATGA